From Polyodon spathula isolate WHYD16114869_AA unplaced genomic scaffold, ASM1765450v1 scaffolds_495, whole genome shotgun sequence, a single genomic window includes:
- the LOC121308170 gene encoding sulfotransferase 6B1-like gives MCLLKLFLGTHWLTEIMKNLYHSQREDNGVSKVTLTSPLEFGDLSKFDELRNLPNKRLIPTHLNYEMIPVQFKTKKCKMIYVIRNPKDTAVSLYHYYKQNPNLPKIEKWSTFLEMFLKGEVVCGSWIDHVLSWEKSKTDENVLVLYYESLKEDLPKYVKEISTFLGINITEDQIKDISKKSSFSEMKEKAEKEKVNPNHTVCVLTSNKKLIFRKGTVGDWKNHFTSKQNARFDELFKEKINSSELARRVEYES, from the exons ATGTGTCTTTTGAAACTCTTCCTAGGCACGCACTGGCTTACAGAGATTATGAAGAATCTGTACCACAGCCAACGCGAAGACAATGGGGTTAGCAAAGTGACACTGACATCACCTCTAGAGTTCGGAGATCTCTCCAAATTCGATGAGCTGAGAAACCTCCCCAACAAGAGGCTCATCCCAACACACCTCAACTATGAGATGATCCCagtgcagttcaaaacaaaaaaatgcaag ATGATTTATGTGATCAGAAATCCTAAGGACACCGCTGTTTCATTGTACCATTATTACAAGCAGAACCCCAATCTGCCCAAGATTGAGAAATGGTCCACctttttggaaatgttcttgAAAGGAGAAG ttgtgTGCGGTTCCTGGATTGACCATGTCCTCAGCTGGGAAAAGAGtaaaactgatgaaaatgtcCTTGTTCTGTACTATGAGTCCTTAAAGGAG GATCTTCCCAAGTATGTCAAGGAGATCAGCACATTTTTGGGCATCAACATCACTGAAGATCAAatcaaagacatttcaaagaaatcttcCTTCAGTGAAATGAAAGAAAAGGCAGAAAAGGAGAAAGTGAATCCAAACCACACAGTCTGTGTACTGACGTCCAACAAGAAGCTAATATTTAGGAAAG GTACTGTTGGTGACTGGAAAAATCATTTCACTTCCAAGCAGAATGCTAGATTTGATGAGCTGTTCAAGGAAAAAATCAACTCCAGTGAATTAGCAAGACGTGTGGAATATGAGAGTTAA